In Scophthalmus maximus strain ysfricsl-2021 chromosome 5, ASM2237912v1, whole genome shotgun sequence, the sequence CAATGTAGccaagtctgctctgattggtcaaccgcttccagcgtGTGTAGGCAGTTCTCTCACCCTCACCTTACCCAGATTAGACATGCTTTATGCACATCCACGATATGGTGACTTGTCACCATCTTACACAATTATCGGCCGGACTCCTGATGAGGTCTTTCAGGaccagtgttttctgtcacGGAGAGGAGCTTCTTTTACTGCGgacttttggctttttaacttgacagaccttttacatacacaaaaaaccttaacaacacactagaggaaagggaaaaacaaaaaaagaaacatattttctcCTTTAAACTTCAAAAAAAGGTCCAGGCAGTAGGTAAAGTTATTCCTTTGTTAAAGCATCCATTCAACATtagaacagaaaatgaataaaacagtcATTTGTCCTATCTTGACAAAGAGCTGCATTATACTCTGTGAGCCTAATTCTGACCAAAAGGGAAACAGTGTGTGGAAACCTTCTGGTGCAAAAACCATGTGTCTTTAATAGAGAGGGGATGCATTCTGCCAACAGAGTTACGTTTACATtgccatttgtgtgtttttcagcaggACTACTCCAAAACTACAGTCaaaatttttttcatcaagagaTCCACAGGGCCTAAGATGGgcttctttatttgttttcactaGAATCTGAGGGCTGAAATAGCCCCGGCATCCAATTCATTAAACCTGAAAGATTGGTTTCTGATATTTGTGCTGAGGACAAACTGTGACAGAGACTAAAACATTTGCTTATCTGCTGTTGAATTTTCCCCTGCCACATTTGCATTCCCACACGTGAAACCAAACAAGCAATGATGCAGGTTTGAGCACAAGACAGTACATACATCAGTCGTCGTCATGTATATTTGCGTCATACccagcttcctcttttttctgtgGTTAGTAAAGAATCAGGTTGTGACGATACTCACCAAAGTCATATCAGACTTCTGCTGCACTTATATAAGTTGACGCGGAGCAGGTTCCTCAAACACGAATAGCGGCAGTTGGAGATATCGCAGTTCTTTTAGAGCAGCGCAGCCAACAGTCACACATAGCGCTGTTGCCATGCCAAGTCTAGTCACGTCGCCACCAAGGGAGCTGCAGCACCTCGACATGGATGCGGAGAATAAGACGAGCGGGAAAGATAGGTAAATATTTTAGTTCAAATTGATGCATGATGCGTCCCGCAGTATTTCATGTCAGCCGGTGCTGATCAATCTTTCATCACAACATGAACATCTCGGTAAAATAAGTGTTTGCTTGTTTCACCAGAGGAGTGACCCTGAAGTCTCGGCTGCAGGGCAGATCTGCCAACACTGAGCGGTAAGTGAGGAGAAACGTGTAAACTCGAACCTAAACGCCCAAACGTTCTTAATGCATGTGAGTGACAGTACACGCTTCTTATGCAGGCTTTGCTTTGAAGAAATGTCCCAGTGGTCCCACTCACTAGAGAGGCTTCTATCATCCAAATGTAAGTTAATCAATACACATTTCCAAGACCAACTTTCATTTGTCAGTGTTCTTTCTCAACACTGGCTAACTGCTGCTCAATTTCTTTTCCTGTGGGTGAAGATGGCATTAAGATATTCCAGGCCTTCCTGAAGTCAGAGTTCAGTGATGAAAACATCGAGTTTTGGCAGGTGTGTGAGGACTATAAGAAGACCAAGTCCTCCTTCAGGATGTCTTCCAGGGccaaaaagattttcaaatgcTATATTCAAGCAGAGGCTCCAAGAGAGGTAATCAcagagggtgtttttttttttataatgctgACAGATTAACCACCTCTACTTATACTTAGGTACTCCTCGTTCCTTATCATGTATCCTCATGCTTTCAGATCAACATCGATCACAAGACGAGGGATCTGATCAGGTGGAATATTAAGGCGCCCACCACGGTGTGCTTTGACACTGCACAGAGGATTGTCTACGGACTAATGGAGAGGGACTCCTATCCACGTTTCCTCAAGTCTGACATATACCAAGCTCTAATGGACTCCACATCAGAAACAGTAATGATGTAAAGAAATCATATTTACTAGGGGCGTTGTATTTGTAGAAGCTGGACTGTGAAGCTGAGCACACTCCTGGACTACCTGAGAAaagctgtggtgtgtgtatgcttgTCCTGGGACCACTGCTGGCGATTCTAACCAAAAGCATCCCCCAACATATAA encodes:
- the LOC118311101 gene encoding regulator of G-protein signaling 21 — translated: MPSLVTSPPRELQHLDMDAENKTSGKDRGVTLKSRLQGRSANTERLCFEEMSQWSHSLERLLSSKYGIKIFQAFLKSEFSDENIEFWQVCEDYKKTKSSFRMSSRAKKIFKCYIQAEAPREINIDHKTRDLIRWNIKAPTTVCFDTAQRIVYGLMERDSYPRFLKSDIYQALMDSTSETVMM